GCCGGGCGCTGCCCTTGAACGTGTGCAGGGTGCGCATGCAGGCGGTCGCCGCACTCGGGTCGGCCGGGGCCCGCTGCCATTCGGCCACCTGGGCCGCCAGCTGCGGCAGCAGCTCCTGCGCCTCCTCGTCGAAGATCGGGAACAGCTCGGCGTCGACCTGATCCTGCTGATCGATGTCGGCGTCGATCTCCTCGTGCAGCCCGTCCAGCGGCAGCGGCTTCGAGGGCACCGACCACGGCAGGTCGAGCGGCAGGTCGACCGCGGCCGGCATCGCGCCGTAGACGCGCTCGTCCGACGGCTGCGACAGCGCCTGCAGGTCGATGTCGGCCGACTCGGCCGCCAGCGGCCAGACCGTCATGTCGGCGTCGAGCAAGGTCGGTTGCAGCACAGGCTCGTCGGCTGGCAGCGCCGGCGCCAGGGCGTCGGCAGCCGCAGGCGCCTCGTCGATGCCGTCCGTGGCGATGGCGTCCGACGCGGCGACTTGCGCAACCGGCTCGTCCAGCGTCAGATCGAGCACGTCGCCGGACTCGAACACCGGTTCGGGCGCGGCATCGAAGCCGGCCTCGCGCTCGCCGAGCTCCACCACCAGATCGGCGGGCGAGTCGGTGGGCAGCTCGAAGTCGAGGCTCATCACGTCGATCGCCTCGCCGGCGGCGATCAGTTCCTGCGTCGGCAGCGCATCGAAATCGCTGACGGCCCCGGAGGCGTCGAGGGTGGAGTCGCCACTCGACGTCTCGGGCGGACGCACCGGCAGGCGCTGCGCGGCAGCCTCCTGCCAGGCCTGCAGGCGCTCGTGCAGGCCGGGCGCCGGTGTCTGCAGGAAACCGGCCGCGAACTGGTGCAGCAGACGGCGGATCTCGTCGGCCACGCCGATGAACAGCTCGGCATCGGTCTCGTCACCGGCCCCGAGGTACTGGGCACGGCCGAGCGCGTGCTCGAGCTCGCGCGCCAGCTGCGACAGATCGGCAAAACCGACCGTGGCCGAGCACCCGGCCAGCGAGTGGGCCAGCGCGCCGGCGGTCTCGCCGACCGGGCGATCGAGTTCGAGCGACCACAGCGCCAGCTCGTTGTTGAGCCGGCGCGACAGCTCGTCGGCCTCGTTGAGGAAGATGTTGAACAGCGGGATCTGCAGCCGCAGCGGACCGACCACCTTGATCTGCTCGTCGGCACGGCGCTCGTCGGGCGCGATCGGCAGCGGCGCGCTGGGGCGGAAATCCTCCAGCCGGAACACCGCGGCGCCGGTGCGGACCGGCGCGGGCGGCTCATCAGGCTCGTCGGATGCGACCGCATCGACCTGATCGACGATTTCCAGCGGCGCGTCGACAGGCTCCGGCGCAACGGGCGGCTCGACCCAAACGTCGTCCGGCGCGACCGGCACGTCCGGCGCATCAGGCGGCAACTCGGCCAGCACGTCGGCGGGCCTCTCGTCGAACGGTTCGACCGACAGCACCGCCGGCTCGTCGGCCGGCTGGCCGGTCTCCGACAGGTCGATGTCGGCGTGCGGCTCGCTCGGCGGCGCCTGCACGAACTCGGGCGCAGCGAAATAGGCGGCGGCCTGTTCGTCGCTGAGCACCGGGAGTTCGGGTTCGACCGCCACCTCGGGGATCTCGAGGGCATCGACCTCGGCCGGCACCGCGCCGAAATCGGCGACGGTGGCCACCTCGTCGAGCACCGGCAGATCGTGCGGCAGCAGCGCGGCGGCGTCGACCGCGTCGAACAGGGGCTGCGGCTCGATCACCTCGGTGAGCAGCGGCGCCTCGGTTTCGGTCGGCCAGACCGGCGCATCGGGCACGTCGGCCAGCGCATCGAGCGGCGCCACGACGGTGAATTCGGCGTCGAGCAGGGACGGCGGCTCGGCCGACCAGCGGGTGTCGGCATCGGCCTGACCGTCGAGCTCGGCTTCGAGGGCGGCGGCGTCGGGCGCCTCGGTATCGGGCAGGTCGAAGTCGGGCGGGCCCGCATCGGGCCGCTCGGCGTCCGCCACCTCGGCCGGCGGCAGGCCGATCTCGATCGGCTCGATCAGCGGCGGCTCGGCGACGGGCTCGAACGACTCCGGCGCGGGGGCGGTGGACGCCCAGACCACCTCGTCGGCGGTTTCGTGGGCGGGCAGCTGCGGCGGCTCGGGCAAGGGCGCGTCGACGTCGAAATCGAGCACCAGGTCGACATCGACCGGCGCGGCGATCTCGGGCGCCAGCCGGAACATCGGTTCGCCCACCTCCGGCGACCCGATCGGCGGCAGACGCACGGGCTGGGTGGCCTGCAGGGTCTCGACCACCGGCGCACCGGTGTCGCCGAACGGCACCTCGAGGTCGATCAGGTCGGACAGCGGCCCGTAGTCGCTCTGCGGCGGCGACGACGGCGCCTCCTCGCCCGGCAGGTGCACGCGCATCAGCTCGCCGGCCAGGCGCAGGGTGTCGGCCGCGGCCATCACCGGGTCGGGGGTGAAACGGGCCTCGGTGCCATGACCGATGGCCGAGATCCAGGCCGCGAAATACGCCAGCGCGTCGCCGGTGAAGGTGCGCAGGTCGGCGCTGGCGGGCGACTGCTCGGCCAGCGCGTGGTTGTAGAGCTGCTCGCAGGCCCAGGCCGCTTCGCCGAAGGCGGCGAAGCCCACCATGCGCGAGCTGCCCTTGAGGGTGTGGAAGGCGCGCCGCGTGGTGATCATGGCCGACAGGTCGGACGGCGACACGTTCAGCTCGGCCAGCGCGGCCTGGGCGTCGGCCAGCACCTCGGCCGACTCTTCCAGGAAGACTCCCCGCATCTCGTGGTCGTCTTCGAGGCCGGTGGGCGCGAACGCCGGGGTGTCTTCCGGGCCGAGCTCCATCGGCCGCGAGATCATCGGCAGGCCGATCGGGTCGAGCCCCATCGGGCTGGTGGCGGTGGCGACGAAATCGTCCATCGCCTGGGCGACGTATTCGCGCGCGGCGCCTTCGGTGTCGCGGCCTGCCCCCGCTTCGGCGGCCTGCGACAGCGCGGCCTGCGCCGAGCTGAGGCTGGCGGCCAGCGCCGGCTGGTCGTTGACCGTGGCTTCCTGCGACAGCGACGCCAGTTCGGCCGACACCTGCGCCAGCGGCACCTCGTTGCGGCGCACCGCGTCGGCGATCGCCTGGGCGCGGTCGACCAGATCGGGCGCCATCGCGCTGCGCCCCATCACCGGCGCGAGCACGCCGTTGAGCATGTCGAAGCGGAACAGCTGCTTGGTCATCTGCGGCTGCACGCTCAGCATGTCGATCAGGAATCCGAGCGCGCCCAGGTTGCCGGCCAGGCGCTGGAAGCTCGCCAGGGTGGCCTGGCTGCGCGGGTCGGCATCGACGTGGAGCAGCTGCTCGACATCGCTGCGCATGCGCGCGACCGCCTGCATCGCCGGCGCGATGGCAAGCACCGAGAACACGCCGCGCATCGACGCCAGCTGATCGGGCACCGCCGCCAGCAGGCCGCTTTCGGACGGGCTGCGGAAGAACTGGTCGATCTGGCGCTCGACCTCGGACAGCGAGGCGCGCAGTTCCTGCACCACGCTGCCCATGGTCTGGCGGTCGGAGACACGGCGGTAGAGTTCTTCCATCCAGGGTTCGAGCGGTTCGGCCGCGGCGCCCGCCGTGACCCGCTCGATGCGCTGGGCCAGGCGTTCGGCCCGCTCGGCCTGATCGGGGTGATCGAATTCACCTTCGTCGAGCGCGGCTTCCAGGTACAGCAGGCTGGTGGCGACTTCCATCGCCAGCTGCGGCGCCGGTGGACGGGCCTGGCGCGCGGTGACATCGGCCGCCGCCGCCAGCGCGTCGGCCAGCCGGCCGCCACCGGCGTAGAGCTTGCGCATCGAGTCGCCGACCAGGCCGAAGGTCTCGCCCAGGTTGGCCAGCCGCTGCGGCTCGGTGCCGGCCACGCCGTTCCAGGATTCCTTGGCGGACACGACGCGCTTGCGGGCCTGCTGGATCAGCGACGGATCGTGGCGGCCGAAGCGCGGCTCGGTGTAGTCGGGCGCCGGCTCGTCGGCGAGCTGGTAGGCCGTGCGCACGGCCGCCAGATGCGGCGCCGGCGCGTCGGGCGCGGGCACCGCACGCTCGCAGAAGAACAGCAGGTCCTGCGCCAGGCGCTCGGAGACGTCGGCATCGCCGCGCACCCGCGCGCGCATCGCCGCCATCGCCCGCGAGGCGGTGCGCTTGAGGAACAGGTCGGGCACCAGCAGGCCGCGGCCCCAGGCCTCGAAGAAGCCGGCGGCGATCGACCACAGCGTCGCCTCCTGCAGGCTGACCGGCGCGGCCGCCAGGGCCACCGCACCGAACGCCCGCGTCAACGCGGCCGCAGCCTCGGGCGAGTTCTGCTTGACCAGCGCCAGCATGCGGCGCTCGACATCGGCCAGCAGCGCGGCATCGGCCGCGTGCGGCACGCTCGCCAGCGCCGGCACGGCGCGCCAGCGCCAGTCGTGCGGCCAGAGGTCGGCCGGATGGATGCGCTCGGCGGCATTGAGCTCGAGCAGCACGCGCAACTGCGGGAACAGGCCCACCGCCGGCGCCGGCTTGCCCGACAGGCGCCGGCCGAGGTAGTCGAGCAAGGCAAAAGAGGCCCGCTCGACCGCCTCGACACCCTTCATGTCCATGCGCTGCGGCTTGGCGACGTAACGCTGCACCGCCGCCTCGCTGGCGCGCAGCAGCAGCGCGCCCTCGGGCACGTTGACGAGCTGCAGCGCACCGACACCTTCATGCAGATGTTGCCGGGCGTTGCGCAAGATCGTCGGCTCGACGTCGTCGAGATCCGAATGGGCGCTCGCCTCGACCTCGCGCAGATAGCGCCGCAGGCCCTTGTGGGCCTGTTCGAGCGTCTTTCGCAACTCCTCGTGCACCCACGCCAGGGCGCTGAGGTCATCGGCGACAGGAGTGGCGGCGGTGGTGTGTTGCGGATCCATCTGCATAGGCTACCTGAGGACGGCGCGGCCCGGCATCAGCTGATCTTGAAGCGCGCCACCGACTGGCGCAGCTCCTCGGCGATGCGCGAGAGCTGCCGCACCAGCTGGGCGGTCGAGCGGGTGCCCTCGCCGGTCTGTTCGGTGACGGCGAAGATGTGCTGGATGTTCTGCGCCACCACGGTGGCGCCGTCGGCTTCGCGACGCGCCTGCGAGGCGATCTCCTCGATCAGCTCGGCCAGCTGGCGCGAGATGCGGTCGATCTCGGCCAGCGCGGTGCCGGCGTTGTCGGACAGCTTGGCGCCCTCGACCACGCCTTGCGTGGAGCGCTCCATCGCCGCCACCGCGTCGGCGGTGTCGGTCTGGATGGTCTTGACCAGCACGGCGATCGCGCGGGTGGCGTCGCCGGAGCGTTCGGCCAGGCGCTGCACCTCTTCGGCCACGACCGAGAAGCCGCGGCCGGCCTCCCCCGCGGACGCGGCCTGGATGGCGGCGTTGAGCGCCAGCACGTTGGTCTGCTCGGTGATGTCGGAGATCAGCTCGGTGATCTCGCCGATCTCCTGCGACGACTCGCCCAGGCGCTTGATGCGCTTGGAGGTGTCCTGGATCTGGTCGCGCAGCGTGTTCATGCCGGTGATGGTGTCGAGCACCGCGGTCAGGCCCGAGGTAGCCGCCATCAGCGATTCGCGCGCCACGTCGGCCGACTGCTGCGCCTGGCCCGAGACGCGCTGGATGCGCCCGGCCATCTGCAGCACCGCCTCGCCGGTCTCGCGGATCTCGCGCAGCTGCTCGTCGGACGCCGCCAGCAGCTCGGTGGACGTGGCCTCGACCTGCTGGGTGGTGTCGGTCACGCGCGCGGCCGTGCCCTGCACCTGCGAGACCAGGTTGCGCAGCTCCTCGACGGTGTAGTTCACCGAGTCGGCGATCGCGCCGGTGATGTCCTCGGTGACGGTGGCCTGCTGGGTCAGGTCGCCTTCGGCGACCGACTGCAGCTCGTTCATCAGCCGAAGAATGGCGGCCTGGTTGGCGTCGTTGACGCGCTTGGCCTCGCGCTCCTGGCGCTCGGCTTCGTGGCGCTGGGTGTCGGCCATCATCGCGCGCTGACGCTGGTCGTGCGTGAAGACCACCAGCAGGCCGAGGCCGCCGATCACGCCCAGCAGCAGCGACGCGCCGATCAGCAGCACGTTGAACCAGCCCATGCCGCCTGCGGCGGACAGCGCACCCTGCACTTCCTCGAGCCCGGCGCGCAGCGTCTCGCTGTCGGCAATGATCGCGGTCTGCGCTTCACGCGCCGACACCAGCCCCTGCAGGTTGCCGACGATCACGCCGGCCTGGGTGCGCAGCTGCTCGTGGGCGCGCAGCAGCGCCTGCAGGCGATCGCGGGTGGGGGCGTCGCGGCTGGAGGTCAGGCGCAGTTCGGGGCTGCCGTCGAGCAGGCCGCGGGTCAGGTCGTGGAAGGTGTTGAGGTCCTTGCCGAGCAGGAACACCGCCTCGGGCGAGACACCCTGCACGGTCAGCGACTCGCTGGCCGACTTGCCGATGCGCTGGGTCAGCATCACCAGCTGGCCGGCGGCGGAGATGTCGGTCGGCAGGGCGTCCTGCTGGACCTTGAACGCGGCCACCGCCTCGGCGGTCTCGAGCAGCTCGGTCGAC
This portion of the Leptothrix cholodnii SP-6 genome encodes:
- a CDS encoding Hpt domain-containing protein, with the protein product MDPQHTTAATPVADDLSALAWVHEELRKTLEQAHKGLRRYLREVEASAHSDLDDVEPTILRNARQHLHEGVGALQLVNVPEGALLLRASEAAVQRYVAKPQRMDMKGVEAVERASFALLDYLGRRLSGKPAPAVGLFPQLRVLLELNAAERIHPADLWPHDWRWRAVPALASVPHAADAALLADVERRMLALVKQNSPEAAAALTRAFGAVALAAAPVSLQEATLWSIAAGFFEAWGRGLLVPDLFLKRTASRAMAAMRARVRGDADVSERLAQDLLFFCERAVPAPDAPAPHLAAVRTAYQLADEPAPDYTEPRFGRHDPSLIQQARKRVVSAKESWNGVAGTEPQRLANLGETFGLVGDSMRKLYAGGGRLADALAAAADVTARQARPPAPQLAMEVATSLLYLEAALDEGEFDHPDQAERAERLAQRIERVTAGAAAEPLEPWMEELYRRVSDRQTMGSVVQELRASLSEVERQIDQFFRSPSESGLLAAVPDQLASMRGVFSVLAIAPAMQAVARMRSDVEQLLHVDADPRSQATLASFQRLAGNLGALGFLIDMLSVQPQMTKQLFRFDMLNGVLAPVMGRSAMAPDLVDRAQAIADAVRRNEVPLAQVSAELASLSQEATVNDQPALAASLSSAQAALSQAAEAGAGRDTEGAAREYVAQAMDDFVATATSPMGLDPIGLPMISRPMELGPEDTPAFAPTGLEDDHEMRGVFLEESAEVLADAQAALAELNVSPSDLSAMITTRRAFHTLKGSSRMVGFAAFGEAAWACEQLYNHALAEQSPASADLRTFTGDALAYFAAWISAIGHGTEARFTPDPVMAAADTLRLAGELMRVHLPGEEAPSSPPQSDYGPLSDLIDLEVPFGDTGAPVVETLQATQPVRLPPIGSPEVGEPMFRLAPEIAAPVDVDLVLDFDVDAPLPEPPQLPAHETADEVVWASTAPAPESFEPVAEPPLIEPIEIGLPPAEVADAERPDAGPPDFDLPDTEAPDAAALEAELDGQADADTRWSAEPPSLLDAEFTVVAPLDALADVPDAPVWPTETEAPLLTEVIEPQPLFDAVDAAALLPHDLPVLDEVATVADFGAVPAEVDALEIPEVAVEPELPVLSDEQAAAYFAAPEFVQAPPSEPHADIDLSETGQPADEPAVLSVEPFDERPADVLAELPPDAPDVPVAPDDVWVEPPVAPEPVDAPLEIVDQVDAVASDEPDEPPAPVRTGAAVFRLEDFRPSAPLPIAPDERRADEQIKVVGPLRLQIPLFNIFLNEADELSRRLNNELALWSLELDRPVGETAGALAHSLAGCSATVGFADLSQLARELEHALGRAQYLGAGDETDAELFIGVADEIRRLLHQFAAGFLQTPAPGLHERLQAWQEAAAQRLPVRPPETSSGDSTLDASGAVSDFDALPTQELIAAGEAIDVMSLDFELPTDSPADLVVELGEREAGFDAAPEPVFESGDVLDLTLDEPVAQVAASDAIATDGIDEAPAAADALAPALPADEPVLQPTLLDADMTVWPLAAESADIDLQALSQPSDERVYGAMPAAVDLPLDLPWSVPSKPLPLDGLHEEIDADIDQQDQVDAELFPIFDEEAQELLPQLAAQVAEWQRAPADPSAATACMRTLHTFKGSARLAGAMRLGELAHRFESAIERLIGHGPVAAADLDDLQRRADGLSAAFDAVRAAHGAAPASMLGLLTPPSVSGAWGTRPVPLSEHRSEFASLSGLSPLDTGRGSDTGFNIDQMADGGPPSTRPAVLASAFSALSADADGSDPIDWSRFLGDAEQLPLHTPDRAPTSVQPVRVRAALLDRLVNLAGEVSITRSRLEAEVGSIRASMTDLTENLERLNQQLRDVTLQAETQLESRLKAARAASQEFDPLELDRYTRLQELTRMMAESVNDVATVRSTMQRTVQAAEDELAVQARLTRELQGDLLRTRMVEFESLSERLYRVVRQASKETGKQVRFDIVGGSIEVDRGVLDRMTAAFEHLLRNCVTHGIEAPEQRVAAGKDPTGSIVVSLEQEGNEVSVEIRDDGAGLDLPRIRERAVAMGLITSGAELSENELANLILAPGLSTMVVVTELAGRGVGMDVVRSDVHAMGGRIETRSQTGRGTRFKLVLPLTTVVTQVVILRAGARSIAVPSNLVELVQRAAPGAIDQAYQQGRYSYGGLQLPFFWLGALLESSGRGVETGRTLPVVIVRSAQQRVALHVDEIQGSHEVVVKNLGPQLSRLPGLAGMTLLASGAVALIYNPVALASVYGESALRLMQLASAMPANAPTQPGQETIRPAPLVLVVDDSLTVRRVTKRLLEREGYRVALAKDGLEALDALSGERPVAVLSDIEMPRMDGFDLLRNIRGDAELASLPVIMITSRIAKKHRDIATELGANHYLGKPYSEEELLGLLRQHAGAQRRAVA
- a CDS encoding methyl-accepting chemotaxis protein — protein: MSFLDKLKGFGKRNNDADLADEVSYVDAYSIADDSTEMRDTVQDIGLHTTHAVPDAAIISEASPSGGASRYLNTRMPAGDSPGHAPAPGGGVRLPLIGHLSSDQQQRLLGSVLAVGVLGLVLASVLAVRSAGGSAAQVGATGQALMQSQRLAKSVLQAMVGHPPAFPEVRNAADVLARNVRGLRDGGSVPGLEAAPLGAQPLLEPLLPLVDKAEKNAKIVLAQEQVLTQVGTALRAIGKQSTELLETAEAVAAFKVQQDALPTDISAAGQLVMLTQRIGKSASESLTVQGVSPEAVFLLGKDLNTFHDLTRGLLDGSPELRLTSSRDAPTRDRLQALLRAHEQLRTQAGVIVGNLQGLVSAREAQTAIIADSETLRAGLEEVQGALSAAGGMGWFNVLLIGASLLLGVIGGLGLLVVFTHDQRQRAMMADTQRHEAERQEREAKRVNDANQAAILRLMNELQSVAEGDLTQQATVTEDITGAIADSVNYTVEELRNLVSQVQGTAARVTDTTQQVEATSTELLAASDEQLREIRETGEAVLQMAGRIQRVSGQAQQSADVARESLMAATSGLTAVLDTITGMNTLRDQIQDTSKRIKRLGESSQEIGEITELISDITEQTNVLALNAAIQAASAGEAGRGFSVVAEEVQRLAERSGDATRAIAVLVKTIQTDTADAVAAMERSTQGVVEGAKLSDNAGTALAEIDRISRQLAELIEEIASQARREADGATVVAQNIQHIFAVTEQTGEGTRSTAQLVRQLSRIAEELRQSVARFKIS